DNA sequence from the Rhizobium lusitanum genome:
AATTCGGCAAGGTTGGCGTGCTGCTTGTAAACCTCGGAACACCTGATGGCACCGATTACTCCTCCATGCGTCGCTACCTGCGTGAATTTCTGACGGACCGCCGCGTCATCGAGTGGTCTCGCTGGAAATGGTATCCGATCCTGTTCGGTATCGTACTCAACACTCGACCGCAGAAAGTCGGCAAGGCCTACGAGACGATCTGGAACAAGGAAAAAAACGAGAGCTACCTTCGCACCTATACGCGCAATCAGTCCGACCTGATGGCCCAACGCCTGCGCGATCTTCCCAACATCTGCGTCGATTGGGCCATGCGTTACGGCCAACCCTCCATCGGCGACCGCATCCAGACTCTCAAGGATCAAGGTTGCGAGCGCATCGTACTCTTTCCGCTGTATCCGCAATACGCTGCCGCAACGACGGCAACCGTCAATGACAAGGCGTTCGAGAAGCTGGCTAAGATGCGCTGGCAGCCGGCGATCCGTACCGTACCGCAATACCATGACGACGACACCTACATCGAGGCACTTGCCAATTCCGTGACCCGGCATCTTTCAACACTCGACTGGAAGCCCGAAAAAATCCTCGCCTCTTTCCACGGCATACCGATGTCGTACTTCAAACTGGGCGATCCGTATTATTGTTTCTGTCAGAAAACAGGCCGTCTGCTACGCGAAAAGCTCGGTCTTGCCGAGGATCAGTTCATGGTCACTTTCCAGTCCCGTTTCGGCCCGGAGGAATGGCTGCAGCCCTATACCGACAAGACGGTGGAGAGCCTTGCAAGGGAAGGCACCAAGCGCATAGCCGTCCTCAACCCCGGCTTTGTTTCCGACTGCCTGGAAACACTTGAGGAAATCGCCGAACAGGCGGCCGAATCCTTCCATCACAACGGCGGCGAGAAGTTCACGCATATCCCGTGCCTCAACGACGGCGAAGACGGCATGCGGGTGCTGGAGACGGTAGTGCGGCGGGAGCTGTCGGGCTGGGCCTGATCTGAATGGCCCAGCGCCGCCTTATTGCAGATGTGGCTTTCTCAGGAAACTGCTGCGATCGGCCGACTTGACCCTTAGCCATGCCTCGCGGCCATTGCGCAGGACCCGCATGGGGATTTCCGCTCCAGCGGAGCCGCTCTCCCATATCTTGCGGTAGAAATCGGCAAGGCCGTCAACCTCGTCATCACGGATTTCGGAGATGACATCGCCTCGGCGCAAGCCCGCCTGGTCGGCGGGACCGCCCTCGGACACGCTCATGACCACGACCTCGCCGTCGCTCTCGGCAGAGAAAGCCCCGAGCCAGGGCCTCGGCGGCTTGTTGACCTGGCCCCGAGTGAGCAGGTCATCGAGAATGGGGGCAAGCAGATCGATCGGTACGACCATGTTGATATCGGCGCTTCCGCCATTTTTGGCGGCCATCTGTAGGTGTAGCGAGCCGATGCCCAGAAGCTTGCCGTCGGCGTCGATGAGGGCAGCACCTCCCCAGGACGGATGGGCGGGCGCGACGAAAATCGCTTCATCGAGCAGATATTCCCAATAGCCCGCGAATTCCTGCTTGGCGACGATGTTTGCCTGCACGAACTGGCCGATACCGTCGGCCATCGTGACGGCATCGCCGATCTCGGCCTTGGCGACGTTGCCGAAATCCAGCGGGGGAACATCCAGCCGTCCGAGCGCCTGCACCAGACCGAAGCCGGTTTCCTGATCATAGGCCAGCGCATGGGCGGGAATCACACGGCCGTCAGTGGTCGTCAGCCAAACCTCCTCGGCCTCCGTGATCAGATAGCCGATGGTAAGCACCAGCCCGTTGTTGCGGATGACCACGCCGCTGCCCTCACGGCGCGTACCGAGCGCTCCCGCCGTAAAGGCATCTTCCGGAATTTTGGAATGCACGGCCACGACCGACCGCAAGGTCCTATCGATATTCATAGCTTCACCCTGCTGATGCGCAATGCTTTGACCCGGAACGCTGCATCGCAGCTAAGCCAGATCTTCCTTCCCTTAAGGTATGAAGATGCGGTGCCGGAGACAAGACCTTGGCGAGATTGAATATCCTGACCGCCGATTTGATCGATTCCGAAACCCCAAGACGCGCGAAAGGTTGAATGGTTTGGCCCATTTCACCCTTGCCGAGAACATGATAACCCACCACATCTGATTGGGCTGCTTCGCGGCGCATTTGACCGTGGGCGTCAGAGATGCAGCAACGCTT
Encoded proteins:
- a CDS encoding S1C family serine protease, yielding MNIDRTLRSVVAVHSKIPEDAFTAGALGTRREGSGVVIRNNGLVLTIGYLITEAEEVWLTTTDGRVIPAHALAYDQETGFGLVQALGRLDVPPLDFGNVAKAEIGDAVTMADGIGQFVQANIVAKQEFAGYWEYLLDEAIFVAPAHPSWGGAALIDADGKLLGIGSLHLQMAAKNGGSADINMVVPIDLLAPILDDLLTRGQVNKPPRPWLGAFSAESDGEVVVMSVSEGGPADQAGLRRGDVISEIRDDEVDGLADFYRKIWESGSAGAEIPMRVLRNGREAWLRVKSADRSSFLRKPHLQ
- the hemH gene encoding ferrochelatase, encoding MTADLSAVPPEHPNVKFGKVGVLLVNLGTPDGTDYSSMRRYLREFLTDRRVIEWSRWKWYPILFGIVLNTRPQKVGKAYETIWNKEKNESYLRTYTRNQSDLMAQRLRDLPNICVDWAMRYGQPSIGDRIQTLKDQGCERIVLFPLYPQYAAATTATVNDKAFEKLAKMRWQPAIRTVPQYHDDDTYIEALANSVTRHLSTLDWKPEKILASFHGIPMSYFKLGDPYYCFCQKTGRLLREKLGLAEDQFMVTFQSRFGPEEWLQPYTDKTVESLAREGTKRIAVLNPGFVSDCLETLEEIAEQAAESFHHNGGEKFTHIPCLNDGEDGMRVLETVVRRELSGWA